The nucleotide window TCTAggtaagagtactgcagtgggttgccatttccttctccaggggattttcccaacccagggatcgaacccaggtctcccacattgtgggcagacgtttgaccatctgagccaccagcacctCAATAATCATTTAGTTTAACCTCATTTTATATCAAAGGAGCAGAGGCCCTCAGAAACAAAGTGACTAGCAAGGTTTCATTTgattaataatataaattataattgaATTATGAAATGAGTGAAAACAAACACTATAATCTCACTATGGCAAAGTTCATGTTTACTGGGTTTTCTACAAGAGCTTTTAAATAATTCagtgtggtttgttttttgttttgtgggtttttgtGTACAACAAAAAGCACCTAACTAGTGTGATCTTAAAAAAGAATTGAGCCCTTGATAacactgaaaaataatgaaactttTAAATCCTCAAGAATGTGAAAGACTGCTCAGGGATTATAACTAATGCATTTTATTCTTATGACTTGCTGATTCCACTGACAGCTGCCTTAGGGGTGCAGTTCTAATCAATGGCTTTATCCACTTGGCAATCTATACCTCCAGAAACACAAATCGGAGAAAACCATCAATGTGTAAAAGAGACCTATAAATCAGAATGTCAGGTGGGCATAGTTCCATTTTAATAACTAGTATTTAGAGATTATTGGATAAAACATTCCATGGACACAAATTTATGGTCCTCATATCCCTCCAGGATGCCACCACACCCCTGTGGGAATGTAACCACCTTTGTTGTTTCCTAACAATGAAAAAGATGTTAGTGACAGGAGAGCAAACTGCCTATTcaagcttttttgtttgtttgtttgttttttatttttttaattttaaaatctttaattcttacatgtgttcccaaacatgaacccccctcccacctccctccccataacatctctgtgggtcatccccatgcaccagccccaagcatgctgtatcctgcgtcagacatagactgacgattcaattcttacataatagtatacatgttagaatgccactctcccaaatcatcccaccctctccctctccctctgagtccaaaagtccgttatacacagctgtgtcttttttcctgtcttgcatacagggtcgtcattgccatctttctaaattccatataagcTTTTAAATGACTTACTGTAGGCTTCCTTTTCTAACGCTAGTCATAGAATCTTCTCCTTTAATGTTGTGTGTGTCTATTTTTTATGTGCAAAGAGACTTTGCTTCCATGAGCATCAGTGCAAGAAATGCCCAGAATGTTTTCCAGGTTCTCTGTGTTGATATCTACATACAAGATGGAGACTATTAGTTAACAAGAATTAATATGAACAGCAAACAAGAGAAACTGCAAGGAAAAATACTGCTTCTCAAGAGTTCTTTTCACTCCTTTTCTCTTTCACGGTATAAGCATGAAAACATattcaaataatattaatattcataTATGTTAGAAGTGTACTGAATGGTGGCCCATTCCAGCAtgcctgtctggagaattccatagacggaggaacctggtgggctacagtccatggggtcacaaagagtcgaacacaactgtgCGACTAAAACTTTTCACTTTAGCAAAGGTCCTGTAAAAGGTCAGAACCAGGAGCAGCTGATCAGTGGGGCTACATACCTTTTTGCAAAAAAATCTGTAAGGCAAACAGTCAACTGCTACTAGGGGCCTCTACTAGGAAGAACTACCCATGGAAGCCATGCAACCGATAAGGGATTCTTAATGCCATGTTCAGAAGTCACAAACCCTAAGTGAATATATAGATAACTAGCATagttaatggagaaggaaatggcaacccactccagtgttcttgcctggagaatcccagggacagcagagcctggtgggctgccatctctggagtcgtacagagtcagacacgactgaagtgacttagcagcagcagcagcagcagcagcatagttaaaCATTGACAGAATTGAGGATGATATTTGATCCTCTCCCTTGAAAGAGCCATCAATCTTAGAATATATAAGAGAACATAGATTAAAACCATTACAGCAGGAGTCTGAAGGCAGAAGTATCACCTCACCCATAGGCAGGTGAAATATCACTTATTCCCATGAGATATGTATGTTAGGGACTAAACAAGGACAGGTGAGCAGGTAAGACTGGACACCTGGGGAACAATGCAGTTACAGAGGAGCCACTGTCTGTAGTTCAAGTTGAATTTCCACCACTCTAACAGTTTTTGATAGTCAAATGCatctatgtattttattaaagaatAGAGATTTTGAAGAGTGTTAGCATTCTTCAGCTTCTAAACAAACATTATGGAAGTGTAAGACCTAATATATTTAGATGTTCACAAATTCCTGTGTGAAAGGAAAGGACTGACCTTCAGAACAGAACTAGAAGTCATAAAATAAACACTGTCCAGTAGACGTAACACAAAATACCGCTTGAGTAATTAAGATGACAGCAGAAGCATAGCAGTTGGCCAAGAAGACATATCTCACTTGTTTTCAGTTGCATAAAGACACATCCAACTCATTCTGGATTATGTCTGTATCTGCTAGGTTTACTTTCATAGTTGGAATCAAAGAGTTTTTGTATAATTTTCCCCAGCATTGTATGAAAGAATTCAATTGGGTTTCCCACCTTCCCTCAACTGCCCTCATGCATGCAGTGTGATCTACCAACAAATGACTTCTGATTTGCCTGATAATGGACTTTTCCCAAACTGTCCTCAAAGGATGCAAAATGAGTGAGACAAAAGTCTCAACAGTTAACTGTGCTTTTTTGACCATAAAATTTATattgtattaaaaatgaaatattattagtTTAAGTCTTTTAGAAGTACAGTTAATTTGTCCATCTTTTACAGAGGttgaagaaaagaaagttatCAGAGAAATATTTTGATTATCCTGAGATTATACTACACAAAATGTACTTCCTATCTAGTAACCAAggcttatttttagttttccacCTGACTTTCTGCCTTCTTCACTAAGGACTTTcataattgtgtccaactctttgtgaccccatggactgtagcctaccaggttccaccattcatgggattttccaggcaagagtactggagtggggtgacatttccttctccaggagatcttcccaacccagggattgaacccgggtctctggtaggcattgtaggcagacactttaccgtgtgagccaccagggaatatcatactgtattaaaaattaaatattattagtTTAAGTCTTTTAGAAGTACAATTAATTTGTCCATCTTTTATGGAGGTTGAAAAAAGGGAAGTTATTAGAGAAATCTTTTGATTATCCTGAGATTATACTACACAAGATGTGCTTCTTATCTAGTAACCAAAGCTTATTTTTACAGTTTTCCACCTGACTTTCTGCCTTCTTCACTAAGGACTTTTAATAACATTTCACTGAGCTCTTGGTTTCTTCCTTTCCTGCAAGTAACTCCTGTCAAACCTTCCCAACCCTCTTGTCAAATCCCAGAAGTAATTTTGCTTCTGGACTAAGTATCAGAGTCCTAGTTATTTCTGTAGTCTGCTACTCATCCACTGAGAATAAAATCCttccttaaaaatgaaaaccatcgAGCCCCTTAGGCCTGGTTCTTCTCTTTTCCCAGTGGCAACAGCAGTCAACAAACGTCCTTCCAGACACAGAGCTAAGTCCATTGTTTCATAGTGTCCGACAGAGGGGCAAGCTCCACTCCAGCCATCCTCGTGCACTCTTAGGAAGCCTCCTCACCCAACACACACTCATTCAACAGATAGCTGCTAGCTGTCAGGCACTACTCCAGTCACTGAAGCATAACAGTGAACAAGAGACAAAAGTTCCCACCCTCTCGGGGAATACACATCAACGAGAAAGAGACAAATTGAGACTTGTAACATGGCAGAGTTGCTCTCTGTAAAGGTCCATGTTATAAACGACTCATGGGAATCCCGAGCACCTTtcagttttttcctttattatacTGTGTTTCTGACACATTCTGTGATATTCAAAATGGGAGAGTGTGGGGAAAGCTCTGGGGAACAGAGTTTGTGATTTCTTcattctgctgaggagtctcttCAACCAGATGCCCCGCTTTCTGCTCTATCCAAAACTTTGTTTCTAACCAACGCGTGGAAAGGACTCTGctatgagtatgtgtgtgtaaagTGGAGACACGGGGCTGTATCTTTTCAGAGAGTAATGAAATTATACTACTTGGTGGTTAATAAGGAGagggattttttattttctctagatTAAAACATAGTTCACTTAGTCTTTGTAGGGAGAAGTTAAAGGTATACACCCATAGAACATATCTGTGATCATAACCGCAGTTTTATTGACTTTTCAATCAATCAAAATTgccaaatgggaaggaaagctCTTAACATTAACATAAactggctcaaagggtaaagtgtctgcctgcaatgcaggagacctgcgttcgatccctgagtcaggaagattccctggagaaggaaatggcaacccactccagtattcttgcctggagaatcccatggacaaaggagcctggtgggctacagtccacagggttgcaaagagtcggacacgactgagcgacttcacttttactttgcaAGAAGTTTAGCTCCCACATAGACTTATAAATTCACTAAACCAGTTATTTTTCAAACTGAAAGTGTACTGGACAGTCCACAATATAATCAGGTAACACTGAGACTCGGCTTGCAAACCCGGCTGGCAGTGGGCTCTGGAGCCTGGCCCACCTCAGCATTCTTGCAGAACCCCTCACACACTTGGGAATGCAGTCTGAAAGCTGCTAATCTAGGGCAAATCCTCTTGCTCACATTTGAaagaaactgagacccaaggAGATTAAGTTATTTGCTGAAGGCCTCCCAGCCACTGTACAGTAGAGCAAGGATTGAGACTCAGGCCTCCTGCCGCAAGTTCTGCCCACAGTGCCATTTCTCCCAGTGAAAATGTGAAGGCACCTCGCTGGCTGGCTCTCATTGTcctatatttaaagaaaactataaaaatcaaAGGGCTTCCTCTGCTGTATGACCCAAGGCTGTCTGAAATCTCTTTGCTTTGCAATGCTGGAAAACCATCTCCCTTGCACTTTGGAGGCAAGTTTTCAGGCTCTGCTCCCTGCGACCTAATGAGAGGCAGATCCTTGTACacctagaagctggaaaaagagGTGTGCTGGGACTAAGGGGAGGGGAACAGATTCCTGAGTTTCTCTGTTCACTCTAGGTAGGGGctgaagtattcttgcccaaGGAAGTCCTACTTAACAGATAGGCTTGATAAGCTATACCTGGCAGCATGTGTCCCCCCGAATGACTCCAGAAATGGCCATAGTATATCACCTCTCCTTATAATGCTGACAACAGATGTTCTAAACCACAGAGTGTCATGAGTTGGGTCCCCAGTAAGGCTGTACCTTCCTTCCTTGACTCCAAATTTATGTCATTAGAAAAATTacgcatgcttagtcacttcagttgtgtctgaccttgcaacactatggactgtagccggccaggctactctgtccttgggattctccaggcaagaatactggagcgggttgccttgccctcctccaggggatcttccccacccagggattgaacccacatctcttatgtctcctgcatcagcaagcTGATTCCTTACctctagtgccatctgggaagccccattagaaAAATTAGTGTGCATTTTAAAACAGATACGAAGGTTGACTATACCTTTTCTTTTGACTTCTAGTTGGGGATAGAACCTGGTGTCTAAAACAAATGTCGGTGAGTGGCAAGAACTGGGAAGTCCTCACTTTTATCTTCTAATTTGACCTCCAAGCTCTTTTGCAGTGGGTTTTGGCAGGAATAGAGCCTGAGGGTAGGAGAGAGGCCCGTCTGAGTTCACAGTAACTTACTTTAGCTCCTTTATCTAGGCAGCTTCCTGGTCTATCTGCACCACAGCCCACTTCCCTCCCTGCCTGTCACTGATAGAGCCCTTGCCAGATGCCCTCATAATATTCCCAACAGGCAACCCTTGGCCTTACCCAGCCTGAGGCCAAATGACTTGATCAGTTTAGAATGAACCTTCATATTCTAAAAAGCTAAAGCCGCAGACATTGGGTTTCTGTCATGCCAAAAACACATAACACAGAAATTACAGCAGTTCAGGACTATTTGTGACATGTGTTATTAACATGAAATCTACACTGCCCATCTTTTCAGGAAGAAAATGAGATCCCTGCCAGTGTGTTTGTGAAAGAGccagttcccagcccaggggaagggaaggagggggaggatgCTGATGAAAACAAGTCCCTGGAGGAAACTCTGCACACAGTGGACCTCTCGTCCGATGATGAATTGCCCCATGACGAGGAGGCCCTGGAAGACAGCgcagaagagaaaatggaagagAGCAGGGCAGAGAGAATAAAAAGATCCAGTCTCCGGAAAGTGGACAGCCTCAAAAAGGCATTTTCTCGCCAGAACATTGAGAAGAAGATGAACAAGCTGGGGACAAAGATCGTATCtgtagagaggagagagaagattaAGAAATCTCTCACTTCCAATCACCAGAAAATATCCTCAGGGAAAAGCTCCCCCTTCAAGGTCTCTCCTCTCACTTTTGGGCGAAAGAAAATCCGAGAGGGAGAAAGCCCAGCAGAGAATGAGACCAAATCAGAAgacatgcccagcagtgagatggTCAATGACTACGAGGAGAGCTCGTTTGCAGAGGGTCTTTCCGAAGCGTCCCTCACCAGTGCCCTGGTGGAAGGGAAGAGCACGGAGGGCGATGCTGGGACAGCGGCCTCAAGAGGGAGTGACTCAGCCATGGACAGCAACGTCGACTTGACTATTGTGGAAGATGAAGAAGAGGAGTCAGTGGTCCTGGAACAGGCACAGCAGGTGCGCTATGCAGGAGACTATGTGCTAGCCTCCCACGAGGCAGAGCGATCAGAGGAGGAGCCAGTGCAGCCAGCTGTGCTCCAGGTGGACCAGACTGCTTAAATGCACAGCCCTCTGTGAACCAGCTTGTGCTTTCAGTTAGGTGGGTGACCAGAGCTTAGAAGCAAACTCCTGCACATCTCCAGCACTCCCCACTCACACCATGTTACTGTCTAGGCAGTCATCACTTGCTCCACAATAGGCACACACACCATGACCAAGATTTATTATGAAGGCAGCCTGTCAGGGTCTATGCTTCTAATGTACCCTTCACTTCCATTTCTGTAGTCCTCAAGACTGcccagaagaagaaatggagtagtcataaAACACTGATCAATGCGGCTAAGTCAGAATCACCAGAGGCTACGTAAGACACTAATTATGAAATATGATTCAATTTTTTGTCATTTCATGAGCTTGCTGAACAGTGTATCAATAATATATTGAATTTCCATAGAACTCTGTGAATCTATATTCTTCAAGTGTGtgattatataatatacatatgtatttaagcTAAAGAGATAActgtatttcagaaagaaaacacttttctttctgaaaaaagtTAGAAGAGAAAGTTCAGTTGGATATTCACATAGTAGAAACCACTGTTTATTGAAAATGAGGGtgaaatgaaattgaaagacattcAGCTAATGAAGTAAGATATGTAGAAAAGCCAGAACTATTAGAAAAAACTAAAGAGAAGTTGGAAAATAAGGAAATAGGAAACAAAGAATGCCAAAGAGaatgaagacagagagaaaaaagcatGTGCTCAGAagtaaaatatttacaatacTAGTTCAAGTATTTCACTCCTTATATAACAATACTAAAGAAACTCATATATATTGGAATAGTATGTTATATCttcacaatatttttattttctaatattttcaaataatgtaaAAAACATTTTACTATGTTAAAGGTGCATTTTTCCTTCATAAAAGACACTACAAGTACCTCTCTAAGGAAATTCAAAAGAATGTCTCTTTAACATTGGAATGAACATTTATCTTCAAACTTAATACATACTGCTTTTCTTAGGGAGTTGAATCATACTATTCTTTATTGCTTTCCAAATTTGAAATAATCCTTGCACTCCAAATGATGTAATGTAAGTTTATAAGCTGTTAGAATCAACAAGTTGGGAAGAGAAAGattctagttttcctttttttgtacatAACAGTAATTTCATTCCaggtcatattttatttatatattttcacagAATATTAATATGTTTCTTAACTTCTTAAAGTATGCTAGTGTTTATGTGTATGTGCACATTTACTCAGACAGTGTAGTTATTACTATTGCCTAACATTATactaaaatattgcttttttttaaattacagaatgGTAATGTTTTAAGAAGACTATTATAGTTTAAAGACAGCTATATCAGAGAACAGATTTCCTACCTTAAGTATATACCACTCACTATTAGTAATCTTATAAATATAGATAATCTGAAACAGTGTTAACAAACTGTGCTTTGCCTTATAAAAGGAAGAGTATTAACAAATGTACTAATGGCATAACTGATACAGCTATGTCCTTATTTTGCGATAATGTACCCCATATGTTATATTGTTGAACTAACAATGACTGTTGAAGAAggctaaataaaacaaaaaataaaaagcgtACAACAATGTCAGTTTCTTGGTGGAACAATTTTAAAACAAGCAGAAAGAACTGATTATTAACCTCTCTTCAAAATATAGGCCATAATGTTGGTTGTTTCAGTCTTGATTTCATCTATTAACTCTGCTTTCTTTTCCCCCTGATCTCATTTAGAAATCCAAGACTCATTCTTCAAGTTTAACTTTCTTGACATCACCTTGCCAGCTCTGGAGAGCATCTGAATTTATTGTAGCAGCTGATGAATTTGATAGTTCTAtctgcatttttattattttgtaccAGCACTTATAATACCTCAAATAGCCCTGCAGACATGAATGTTTTGAACTGTATGTCTTGAACTGTACATTCAGTTTATTCACAGAGATACACCTTTGCTTTCTGCAATGCCATTCAGTTG belongs to Capra hircus breed San Clemente chromosome 2, ASM170441v1, whole genome shotgun sequence and includes:
- the SDPR gene encoding serum deprivation-response protein, with the protein product MGEDAVQAEKFQHPSPNMRPEKPASSSPVPSSTPSPSLHLGSPEEAIRDNSQVNAVTVLTLLDKLVNMLDSVQENQHKMEQRQISLEGSVKGIQNDLTKLSKYQASTSNTVSKLLEKSRKVSAHTRAVKERMEKQSAQVKRLENNHAQLLRRNHFKVLIFQEENEIPASVFVKEPVPSPGEGKEGEDADENKSLEETLHTVDLSSDDELPHDEEALEDSAEEKMEESRAERIKRSSLRKVDSLKKAFSRQNIEKKMNKLGTKIVSVERREKIKKSLTSNHQKISSGKSSPFKVSPLTFGRKKIREGESPAENETKSEDMPSSEMVNDYEESSFAEGLSEASLTSALVEGKSTEGDAGTAASRGSDSAMDSNVDLTIVEDEEEESVVLEQAQQVRYAGDYVLASHEAERSEEEPVQPAVLQVDQTA